The nucleotide sequence TAGTCGAGTGCTTCCACTCCATTCAGTACGTGTTGCCTCATAAGTACAGTCTCTTCCTTGGTCAGTCTCCCCGGCTTGAGAAGAATACTATCAGGGATACCCACCTTCCCTATATCGTGCAGCGGTGCTGTGTCAACCAACTCCTGGATTTCCCTATCAGTGAGGTGATAAGAGTTATCATCTTGTTTCTGGAGTTCGTTACAAAGGAGTCGCATCATGTTCTTGGTACGTTTAGAGTGGTTACTGGTCTCAACATTGCGGATTTCCAACAGCCTCACCAGTGCATTGATGGTAATCGCGGTGGTTTTTCGAATCTCTTCGGTACGCTCCTCGACCAATCGCTCGAGCCGTTTGTTATATTCTATAATCTGCTTATTGGCTTTCTTCAGATTGAGCTGCAGTTCGATACGTTTTTGGAGGGAACGAAAGTTCAGTGGTTTGCGGATAAAATCGACAGCGCCCTTTTCCAGCCCAATAATCTCTTTCTCAATCTCCTCAGAGTTGGTGAGAATGATGACCGGAATCTCTATCGATAGAGCCTTGTATTGGTCCAAAAAAGCAAATCCGTCCATCTTTGGCATATGAAGGTCAAGAAGGATCAAGTCAATTCCTGGATGTGTGCTGAGCATCTGTAATCCTTCCTTGCCATCCCCGGCAGTAAGTACCGTGTGGCAGGAAAGCGTATACTGGATCACGGTAAGATCGGTGGAAGAATCATCAATGGCAAGGATAACTGACACTGTTTTTCTCCCAAATTCCCGAAGTTTTGTAACTAGGAGAGCGGAGAATCAGTCTCAAACGGATCCTCATCCCCTACATTCATCAGCTTGCCTTTCCATGAATACTCAATGCTGAACAGATCGAAGATGAGCCGCTGAGCCTTCGTGGGGACGGTATACACATCCTTGTATTTCCCTCGGTAGTGAATCTTCGAGTAGGTATTCACCTTGTCCAGGATCTCACGGTGGTTCCAGTGTTTCCGCTGTTTCGCGGGGATCTGCTTGATTCGTTCCTTCAGGGCAGTCAGGATGATCAGTGTGACGAAATTGATGAAAAGCCTGCCTTTCATCACCTGCTCGGTGTGGACTCTCAATCTGTTGCAGTCGATGATGTTCTTCATGTCGTCGAAGAGCAGTTCGATGTCATTTCTCTGCCGGTATGCATACAATGCTTCAGCTGGATCCTTCTCGGCATTGGTGTACAGGACCCAGTATCCGCTCTGCCCGTCGATGAACGACTGGACTTCTTCCTCTTTGAGCAGTACTTTTCTTCCCCTTTTCGGGGTCTCTTTCACCACGAAGTACCGGTCGTAGTACGACTGGTTGTTCTTGATGGGTTGCTGCAATTCAAGCTCAACCATGCATTGCTGCAGCTTTTTCATGAGACGGGCGACGTCCCGCTCCTTTCTCGCTGCATCGAAGTATATGTGAGCCCACATCCTTCCTTGCTCGGTCTTCCTGATGGTCTTCAGGCCATAGATGATGGCATCCTTGTCATCGGTGGGGATGAGGGTGCCAGGCCGCTGGATCGCATGGCGGTGCTTCTCGATGAGTTCCCGTGCCCATGTGACGTTTGAGGGAACAGGGATGAGGAACTTGTGGCCGTGATCGGTAAGTTGTGCGATGTTGTCGACAGAGCAGAATGCCCGGTCCCCTATGATCACCGATGAGGGAACCTCCAGTTTCTTCAGCTGCTCGAGCACCTGCTGCAGGACGATCGAGTCATTCATGCTTCCCGGCAGCTCTGAGAACCATAGGGGAAGATGGGTGGCGTACGAGCTGAGCAGACCTATATTGATTTGGGGCTTCTTCTCCTTGTCACGGTTGTAGCCCCACTCGACATACGGGTTGTCCTTCGCATGGCTGGAAATACTGCTGATATCGAACAGCAGATTCTTCTTCTCCCTGTTCCGCTCTATCCACGAAGAGAAGAAGGTGTTCTGGGCATCCTTGTCGAGCCTCCTCAGCAGTTCAGTGATCCGCTGGGAGCAAAGCTGGGCCCCATCAAATCCTCTCTCATCAAGCCAGGACTCTGCATAACTGAGAGGCTTCCCGGTACACACCGAGTATTTTGCAAGTTCCAGGACATACGCAGCATCCTGTGGTCCCAGCACCTTGGTGAGAACATTCCCCAGCCCGGTACGGGCAATGATGGGCTCAAGGATGAGATTCTGGCCAAGGAGCGTCGTCCCGGAAACAACAGGAAGCGGATGTTCCTGGACCCGGGATGCTTCCTGACGGGAAAGGTAATACCCGTTGTAGATGATCTTGCCGTCAGGTCCCCTCTTGCCGATACACTTGCGGCGGTGCCGGCCTTGTTTCTTCTCACTATCCCAGTAAGCGGTATCCTCATAGACGTATGTGACACCTGCATTCTTGTTGAAAACCTCAACGACCTTGGTTGTGTTCCCTTCTTTATTCATAGCTTTTATTATAGCTATGTTTTAAGCAAAAGTCAATGCCCTGGCATGATATATCTTCTATTATCCCAAAGAATTATTGGTATTATAGTTATAATTTAACGGGAATTTGGGTTTTTCTCTCCTTTGTATTATGATGGTACCATCGGGCATACCATAGGTAAAGAAAGGGAGGTTTGGAAAGAGCAAGAAAAGTAATAAGATTTCAGAACTCTAGTTTCCCGTGAGATATTGCAACGTCTGGAAGGCGCTCCAAGCTTCTATATTCAGTTGATGCTCATGAATTTGGGATGAGAGCAGATTCATCTCGGCTTGGAGCAGATCTTCTCTGGTGCCATATCCGCTTTGATAGAGCTCTTTATTCGTCCTCACACGTTGCTGTAGGGTCGTCTGTTTTCTCTCTTGCAAGTCAATTTTCTGCATGGAGGTCTTCATCAGCAGATACTGCTCCTGCACCTCTTGGGTAATGCGCTGCCTTGCTTGTTGCAGGTCAAGGGTAGCGGACTGCTCTTGGCTCTCTGCACGTTTGATAGAATTGGCAATCTTCCCTCCATCAAAGAGCGTGGTTTTCAGTCCTACCGAAACGGATATGCTGTAGGCATCTTGATTGCTCCAGTCTGATTCTGACACGGGAAAATTTGGGCTGCTGTAGCCTGCCGACATAACCAGGGCAAGGTCAGGTTTGCCATAGAAAGAGCCCTTGGTAATCCTCACCGCTGCCTCAGTTGCTTTTTTAAGAGCAGAGAGTGCCCTTATGGAGGGCTGTCTTGGAGAGAGGGCGTATTCAATGAGTGTCTTGACCGGTGGTTGCAACAACTCCTTGATCGCCTGACCATCGAAAGTATAGGAAGAAATGTCTTGGTTGTTGGTCAATGTGCGTAGGGTGAGTGTTTGCTCGGTGATCGCATATTCATTCTCCAAAATGGCAAGCTCAATATCCTGGAGAGCTACTTCTGTCTCGAGCTGTTCCAATTCCAGCATCATCCCGGAGGCAACGGCTTCACTTGCAAGTAAGACCAACTCTCTTCCAAGCGTATGTTGTTGCTTGAGTAGCTGCGTAATCGCCTCCAGTTCAGTGATTATTACCGCTCTTGTGGAAATCTCAGCATGGAGTTCCTTCTCCCTGTTTTGAAGCTCTTGGAGCTTTGCCTCAGCAATAGCTTCCTGTGCATCCACCGATGCATTGATTTTGCCCCAGGTAAAGAGTGGCTGGGTAATGTTCACCGAGAAGTCATACATGCTCGATTCCATTCCCTCGAATAAGGAGAGGTTGCTTGGTGGTGTGCCTGGACC is from uncultured Sphaerochaeta sp. and encodes:
- a CDS encoding HD domain-containing phosphohydrolase is translated as MSVILAIDDSSTDLTVIQYTLSCHTVLTAGDGKEGLQMLSTHPGIDLILLDLHMPKMDGFAFLDQYKALSIEIPVIILTNSEEIEKEIIGLEKGAVDFIRKPLNFRSLQKRIELQLNLKKANKQIIEYNKRLERLVEERTEEIRKTTAITINALVRLLEIRNVETSNHSKRTKNMMRLLCNELQKQDDNSYHLTDREIQELVDTAPLHDIGKVGIPDSILLKPGRLTKEETVLMRQHVLNGVEALDYGTDKDEAPISFIETARTLIGSHHEWYDGSGYPAGLKDSRIPLSGRLMAVIDVYDALTSKRVYKDALSSEEAIQAMIEEAPRHFDPVVFQTFLSIVYKLSRT
- a CDS encoding IS1634 family transposase — translated: MNKEGNTTKVVEVFNKNAGVTYVYEDTAYWDSEKKQGRHRRKCIGKRGPDGKIIYNGYYLSRQEASRVQEHPLPVVSGTTLLGQNLILEPIIARTGLGNVLTKVLGPQDAAYVLELAKYSVCTGKPLSYAESWLDERGFDGAQLCSQRITELLRRLDKDAQNTFFSSWIERNREKKNLLFDISSISSHAKDNPYVEWGYNRDKEKKPQINIGLLSSYATHLPLWFSELPGSMNDSIVLQQVLEQLKKLEVPSSVIIGDRAFCSVDNIAQLTDHGHKFLIPVPSNVTWARELIEKHRHAIQRPGTLIPTDDKDAIIYGLKTIRKTEQGRMWAHIYFDAARKERDVARLMKKLQQCMVELELQQPIKNNQSYYDRYFVVKETPKRGRKVLLKEEEVQSFIDGQSGYWVLYTNAEKDPAEALYAYRQRNDIELLFDDMKNIIDCNRLRVHTEQVMKGRLFINFVTLIILTALKERIKQIPAKQRKHWNHREILDKVNTYSKIHYRGKYKDVYTVPTKAQRLIFDLFSIEYSWKGKLMNVGDEDPFETDSPLS
- a CDS encoding TolC family protein, with product MKRRSLYLCTVLISLSFPLLGAIPGNLELAALQEEANQAILDVRDAKASRWPTVELELSGTYMSNPLIGPITLPAGSLGPGTPPSNLSLFEGMESSMYDFSVNITQPLFTWGKINASVDAQEAIAEAKLQELQNREKELHAEISTRAVIITELEAITQLLKQQHTLGRELVLLASEAVASGMMLELEQLETEVALQDIELAILENEYAITEQTLTLRTLTNNQDISSYTFDGQAIKELLQPPVKTLIEYALSPRQPSIRALSALKKATEAAVRITKGSFYGKPDLALVMSAGYSSPNFPVSESDWSNQDAYSISVSVGLKTTLFDGGKIANSIKRAESQEQSATLDLQQARQRITQEVQEQYLLMKTSMQKIDLQERKQTTLQQRVRTNKELYQSGYGTREDLLQAEMNLLSSQIHEHQLNIEAWSAFQTLQYLTGN